Below is a window of Fuerstiella sp. DNA.
GATCGTACGATCGAAATCCGATCCATCACGCTGGCCTGCATTGGAATGCGTTCGCTGAAAATGACCCCGGGAACCGCTGTCTTAATCGGGTTGTAGAATCCTCGATAATCGACCGGGGATTCCGGCTTCATATCCCATGTGTCCTGCTGACTGATACCACCATCCGTCCAGAAGACGATGATTGACTTATTGCTTCCGGGATGTCCGGATTCTGCAGCCTGCGCTTCCAGTCTCAGCAGGTCGGACAGTCCGAGTCCAAGGACAGGTGCACCAATCTCCAGAAAGTTTCGACGAGTGACGCCCGAACAATTTCTAAATGAGTTGCCTGGGATTCGCAGCATGGCCGGTTCTCCGGTGCCGGGTTCAGTGATTGAGCAAGAATTCGTTGGTTGCCAGTAATGACCACAGCAAATCTCGGCATGCTGTGGGGCGATCTTCCTGAGAATCTATAAATGACACGGCTGCTTCCCGTTCTGACGCAAGAGGGTACCTTGCCAGCATCGTCAGAAAACAGTCCGTGACCACGTCTTCGGTAGTGAGTTCGCCGGAAGCCAGCTGGCTGGCGTACCCGGGCTCTGCGGTCAGTTTACGCTGGATTTCCGTTGAATTAACAAGCTCGAGTGCCTGTGCGAGAGAGGGGGAATCCACCCGCTCACATTCGCAGGCCGACATGCGTGACGGCCGACCGAAGACATCAAGGAAATGCGCTGCGACATTTTCATCCGGCAAATCGATCGCTCGGATACCGGCAGGCATCCCTGGAAAACTGGTTGGCACTTCCAGTGCCTGGCTGATGCCGTCCAGCAGCACTTCAGCGGTCATTCGCCGGGGATAGAATCTGGCAAACGACTGTACGTCACCGGCGTTACCCTCATTGGGTGATGAATCCAGCAGATACACATAGCAGCCCGTGATGGTACGAATCAGCTGTTTAACATCGAATCCGCTGGCAATGAAGCCATCCGACAGGGCGTCAAGCAGTTCGGGATTACTGGGGGGATTCGTACTGCGGGCATCATCGATTGGGTGCACAATCCCACGACTTAGAAAGTGTGCCCAGATGCGATTGACCATCGTGCGAGCGAAGAACGGATTGTCGGGACCGGTCATCCACCTTGCCAAATGAACACGAGGATCTGAAAAACCATCTGCTTCAAATGCAGCTGCGCCGAGAGGTTTCGGACTGAGCAGCTCACCGGAGCGCGGATGTTTCATTGTTCCGTGCGACTTTACATAGATGATTTCGTTGGTCGGAACTTCTGCATCTGCGAATCCACCCTTTCTCCCCACACGTGAAAAGACCGCGGCCAGGCCGTAATAGTCTGACTGCGTCCAGCGCTCGGTTGGATGATTGTGACACTGTGCACACTGAATACGGACACCCAGAAAAGCCTGAGCCACAGATTCAACGTACTCCGGCGTCTTTCGCACGGTGCGGTACCAGATCGTGGGAGGATTCTCGTTCTGGCTGCCACTGGCGGCGATGATCTCTGCGACGAACTGGTCATATGGTTTATTGGCGGCAATCGAGTCACGAATCCAAGCGCCAAATAACGTTGTGCCGGGCCGTTGTTTACTGGTCGAATAACCGGCGCCGCGGTTTTGCAGAATGTCGGCCCATTTCAGGGCAAAATAGCTGGAATACTCAGGACGTGCCAGAAGTCGATTGACCAATCGATTACGCTTGTCCGGACGATCGTCATTCAGGTACTCAGTGACTTCGTCCTTTGTTGGCAGTGTCCCGCAGATGTCTATCGTCAGTCGGCGGATCATTGTAGCGTCGTCTGCAGGTGTAGACGGAACAACTCCCATGCGTCGCCACTGCTGAAGCAACAGCCGGTCGATCTCCGAATTGCTGAATTTTTGTTCCAGGACGTCTAGTTGTTTTTGTACAGCAGCCATTTCGGAATCACTCCGTGCGAACGGAAGTGCTGCGTCAAACGTTACAATCTTTTCTCCAAACCGAGCCATCACCGACACCAGGCCTGATTGTGATGTTGTTGACACGAGCCCGCTGGAATCAACGGTTGCCACATCGGGCTGGTTCGATTCGTAGACAGTCTGGCGGGTAACATCACGGGACGTTCCGTCGGAAAAGAACGCGGTCACATTCAGTTGAATCAAAGACTCGGCACGGAGCGTTTTGACTGGGGATGCCAGTTCGATTCGAACCAGTTGCGGATCATCAGATTTTGGTTTAGCCGCACCCTGTGCAATCCAGGCAAGAAGGACGTCGTAGTCCTCACTGGATTTTTCCAGTCGCTGACCGCCGCCGTGTGGTGTTTCTGATGTTGCTTTCATCATCAGAAGACTGTGCTCCGGTGAGGCCGGAAGCAGCCGACGTCCTCGGGCGGCCTGGACAATTGCCTGGTGGTCGAATTCAGGATCGAATCCGAAAAGAGACAGTTTGAAGCCGTTTTGTCCGGTCGCTTTACCGTGACATCCCCCGCCGTTGCAGCCGAGTTTCGTGAGTATCGGAACCACATCCGTGGCAAAATACACCGGACGTGAGGAACCGACTGACGGCAGCGGTTCACTGGCGTGCGTCACAAGGTGCGTGCTGCACAGCAATACGGTGACAGACAGGACTAGCGAAAAGATTTTCCAGCTGCGGACATGTCGCTGAAACTGTTGCGGCACACAGAAACCCCTGTGAACCCGAAACACCGGAGCAATTGGTACCACCGCCTGGTCAGGAATCCGGCATTCAAAATGTCGCATCGGTTTCTGCATCAGTCCGTAATCTCCATTCTCACGAAGTGACTGCCATGATAAACCACTTCATCTTCAACAACTCCGACTGCAAACAACCTGAGAAACTGCTGGTCACCGAGAGGGGCGTCGTTATTGACTTCGATCTGAATTGAAGCCCGGTCCGCCTGACCGGTAGACGTTACTCCGCGACCCCTGAGACCTGGCACGTTTGTGATGACTCCTGCACTTGCCAGTTCTGTGTGCATCTTACCAATAAAACCGTTCAAACGCCTGACATGATAAGGGACCTGAACGATTTCACCCCGTTTAACCTGTGTATCAGCAAAAGGGGCAATAGTCAGCAGCAGAGCTGGTGGATTAACCTCAATCGTAACTGGATTACTGAAAATCGTGACGGTTTGGGGAGTTTTGTCAGCGTTGGGAACGGTTGTTGTTGCTTTGATCGCAAAGGAATAGTTGCCCACCGGCAGGTTGGCGGGAAGATAGAAACTTAGATAACCGAGTGACTGACCGGCTGGAATTGTCACGGTTTCATTCCTGATTGAATCCGGCATTCCCACACCGATCAATTTCACAGGGGATTCGTGAGTGGCGTCCTGTCGGTCAATCTGTACCGCAATATCGACAATTCCTCCAGGTGAATGTTTCGGTGAAAGCATTCCATAAATGTGATGGTCAACCGGCTGGTGTGCGTCGGCGGTGATCCGGATTTTTGCCTCTCCCGCAACAGCCATTTGCAGGTTCGAAACGATGCGCCCGCGCGGATACGGAGTCACCGGTGAGGTGACTGCGCCACCCAGTACGCGACGGGATACGGCAGGAGTGAATTCGGACAGAGTTTCAAGCTGCAACTGATCACGAGTTACGCTGGCGTTACGGTCGGCAGAGACCACACCAACTGTTCGGCAAACTCCCGGGCCGAACCACACATCCGGAAAATCGATACCAGGCGGGAGGTGAGAGGCCGTCACTCGGATGGAGCCATCGAGACCGCGTTGTCTGATGGCAATGAGGTCCAGCAGAAAACGACCGTTATGGCGAACATTGATTGCTGCTCCCGGACTTTCATGTGGAACGGCAACAACCTGCACATCGGGTTCCTCACGTCGGATACTGAGGCGGTAGACGCGTCGAGGATCTGCAGAGACGCCTCCGGTGACATTACGGACGACGATGAGGTAACGACCGTCCTGTGGGCACACGAAGCGTCCGGCTGGATCCGTGTGATCTGTACGAAAGGCACCGCCAAGGTTCTGAACTTCATCTCCAAAGGTTGCCAGTTCACGGGGAACTGGGGAACCCGATGCCTCAACGATACTGATTTGCAGATCCACGGGCGACTGCAGGCGGTTTCCAAACGCTTCTACGTGAATCACTTCACCACGATGAGCAGTAAAACTGTACCAGTCCTGTTCGTCACCGACGACTAACTGACCACTCACTTCACACGGGACCGATAGTTTCTGTGCTGAACCGGTGGAGTGATTAGGGAGATCGTTGTGTGTGACCGGGACATCGGTGAGCCCAATTATCACCGGAGCATGACTACCCGGATAGTGGTAAGCAAAGGAATGTGCTGCAACCAGAGACTGTGCTGAAAGCAATCGAGCCGGTAGACGTTCTGCCGGCCATGTGAGCGAAGCCGGCAGATCCACCTCAATACTGTCCATTCCTGTCTCTGCAGAATCTTGGACATCCGAATGCAGATTCCAGCCGTACAGCCTGACACGTGATGCTGTACCCCGCTCCACAACGCAAGGAATCGCAAAGGCCACTCGCGGACCGCAGTCAACGGCTAGGCGGTAGATATGACGTTCATTTTCTGAGCCGGTCAGATCGCTAACCGAGACCACATACGCTCCGTCCCTGGGGACATGAAAGTCGATGAGAGGATCTGTTGAGAAGTAGCCGCGGTTTACGGCCAGGCGTTGTCCCTTAGTATCCATAACCTCCAAAACAGCCCGAAGGGTTGAGTCAATTCGTTCAGCGTGACACTCGATAACCACACGTTGTCCTGCCGATGCCGTGAAA
It encodes the following:
- a CDS encoding DUF1549 and DUF1553 domain-containing protein, which gives rise to MQKPMRHFECRIPDQAVVPIAPVFRVHRGFCVPQQFQRHVRSWKIFSLVLSVTVLLCSTHLVTHASEPLPSVGSSRPVYFATDVVPILTKLGCNGGGCHGKATGQNGFKLSLFGFDPEFDHQAIVQAARGRRLLPASPEHSLLMMKATSETPHGGGQRLEKSSEDYDVLLAWIAQGAAKPKSDDPQLVRIELASPVKTLRAESLIQLNVTAFFSDGTSRDVTRQTVYESNQPDVATVDSSGLVSTTSQSGLVSVMARFGEKIVTFDAALPFARSDSEMAAVQKQLDVLEQKFSNSEIDRLLLQQWRRMGVVPSTPADDATMIRRLTIDICGTLPTKDEVTEYLNDDRPDKRNRLVNRLLARPEYSSYFALKWADILQNRGAGYSTSKQRPGTTLFGAWIRDSIAANKPYDQFVAEIIAASGSQNENPPTIWYRTVRKTPEYVESVAQAFLGVRIQCAQCHNHPTERWTQSDYYGLAAVFSRVGRKGGFADAEVPTNEIIYVKSHGTMKHPRSGELLSPKPLGAAAFEADGFSDPRVHLARWMTGPDNPFFARTMVNRIWAHFLSRGIVHPIDDARSTNPPSNPELLDALSDGFIASGFDVKQLIRTITGCYVYLLDSSPNEGNAGDVQSFARFYPRRMTAEVLLDGISQALEVPTSFPGMPAGIRAIDLPDENVAAHFLDVFGRPSRMSACECERVDSPSLAQALELVNSTEIQRKLTAEPGYASQLASGELTTEDVVTDCFLTMLARYPLASEREAAVSFIDSQEDRPTACRDLLWSLLATNEFLLNH